A stretch of DNA from Arachis hypogaea cultivar Tifrunner chromosome 19, arahy.Tifrunner.gnm2.J5K5, whole genome shotgun sequence:
ggtccggttcaaccggttcggctcAATTTTGGGTCGATTTCtttgaaattggtatcaaaattctcgtttcgatgagatCTATCATAATTTAACATTATATTCGCATTTCTAatattccttattaaaaactaatttattgactaattatcaaCTAATTTAACAGGGTTTACAAATTGATTTAAATGTAAAAAATGTTATGTCAATAATTTATAcaaattgatttgatttagtaaaaaaaattgatttgatttagtcacaaaaaaaattttcatttacaTATAAAGAGCATAAGTAGAATCAATTTGAttctatttatataaaaatattgagaacgagtatctaattttaatttggcttaattttaaattttatttattttatcaatgtaATGTACTTTTTCCTTTTTATGCTTTCATTCAgttcttttaataatataattgttCGCACAATTTCCTAAGTTGTTATGGGTAACCAAACATAACCTTGCTCTGACTTTGTTTTCCTCTTAATGCTTATTCTACTCTAGTGTGGTGCAAAAACCAAATTTACGTACGTCAACTTCATGCAACCGGCAAACAAATGATAAAAGTTTGAAAGAGTATAATGCAGTTGTTAAAGTGCTAGCATCAATTGCAGGGATATTGATGCTTTTAGTGATTGCAGAAGCAGTTATAATCTTTCGCCAAAGAAAGCGATATGGTAACTGCTCCTAACTGTCATAAATATACAATCTTTTATAAAACAGAGGAATGAAGTTTTGATTTCCATAACTCGAAATAATCTTTGAATAACTGaaataaatttcataaaaatcAGCTGCTGCTAGGAACATTATTCTTGGGAAGCGTGGTAGTTCAATTAAGGGGTCAGGATTGGAATCGAAGCAACGACAATACTCATTTAATGAGATTGTTAAGATGACCAACAACTTTGATAGGATTCTTGGCAGAGGTGGATTCGGAACAGTTTACCACGGCTTTATTGAGGACATTCACGTGGCTGTCAAGATGCTTTCCCTATCATCAGTGCAAGGATATCAGCAATTTATTGCAGAGGCAAGTGCACAAAATatgcataaaaagaaaataataagtgAAAGAAATCTCGATATATAACAAATTGTTGCTATCATGAGTTcatgacaaaaacaaaaaatggcTTTTGAATGACAGGTTAAGCTTCTAATGAGAGTACATCACCGAAATCTGACTTCTCTTATTGGTTACTGCAATGAAGAAACTAATATAGGACTCATCTATGAATACATGGCAAATGGAAACTTAGACGAACATCTTTCGAGTATGTGCACAACAAATAGAATATATAACTaacaatattatattttttttttgttcatattattAAACAAACACATGTCAAAAGCTTCTAATATCGTGAAATCTCTTATCTTTTTTTACAGGAAAAAACAACAGGGAAAAGTCCTTGAATTGGGAAGATAGACTTCGAATAGCATTGGATGCAGCCCaaggttagaaagaaaaaaattgcatATGCAAATTACTTCGTCAAATTTTAGTTGTTAACTATCTATGCACgtgattgaaatttaaattcaGGATTGGAATATCTGCATAATGGTTGTAAGCCACCCATAGTCCACAGAGATGTAAAATGCACAAATATTCTATTAGATGAAAACTTGCATGCCAAACTTGCTGATTTTGGATTATCCAAATGCTTTGCTGCTGACGGGGATACACATGTATCAACAATTGCTGCCGGAACTCCAGGCTACCTTGATCTTGAGTATGTATTTAATTTCAATGATATGATTAATTATCCATTATTTTGATCATTGATGAAAGAAATTTTGATAAGagataacaaaaaattaactaacCAATTTATTATTGGATTTGTTGTGTTAGATATACGACATCAAACAGGTTGACAGAAAAAAGTGATGTGTATAGTTTTGGAGTAGTTCTTTTAAGGATAATCACAGGTCAATCGGTTATAATAGTAAGGGAAGATACAGCTTATCATATAAGTCAGCGGGTTAACTCTATGGTTGCTGAAGGGGATATAACAAAAGTTGTTGATTCAAGGATACAAGGAGATTTTGACAGAAACTCTGCATGGAGAGCGGTTGAAATAGCAATGGCCTCTTTGTCTGTCACTTCGGCGGAAAGACCATACATGAGAGATATAGTGACACACTTGAAGGACTGTTTGGCTGCAGAGTTAGCCCGTAAACATAATTTTTGTGACCTTCAAAATGAAGATTCAGTTGAACAGTTCAGTGTGAATTTAATTAGTACTGATATGACTCCATCAGCTAGATAGGTTATGATAATTAATACTTGTACTAGAAATAAAATAGCTTGAAAATTGTGGtgcattttaagtttattttgttGTAATAATGTATTTTAGCTTCTTAAACTATTTTGTCGTTTGATGTGTCTGCATTTTAATTGAGTATATGTGATGGAGTCCTTAGAAATTTTATTATAACAAGAACTGTTATATTCAGTTATTATCTCATAAGTCTTGTATCTTATATCTCTCAAGGTAGATTAttgtaacaatatatataataattgagttgaaagaagaaaaattatACCAGAACCTAGTACTGCATGACTAATTATCATTTTCAGTAACTATTTTCTATACCTTTCTATAAAAGTATTGTTCAATCCGGAACTCAATGTAGCTCAAATTTTTATATCTTGTACGTTATGTTTATTCCTCAAAGCTAAAACTTTGTAATCTGTGAaagtctaattaaaaaaaaattgaaagatgtGACCAAAAAAATCTAACTAACTCCACCACATGTCA
This window harbors:
- the LOC112779965 gene encoding receptor-like protein kinase At3g21340; the encoded protein is MRVHHRNLTSLIGYCNEETNIGLIYEYMANGNLDEHLSRKNNREKSLNWEDRLRIALDAAQGLEYLHNGCKPPIVHRDVKCTNILLDENLHAKLADFGLSKCFAADGDTHVSTIAAGTPGYLDLEYTTSNRLTEKSDVYSFGVVLLRIITGQSVIIVREDTAYHISQRVNSMVAEGDITKVVDSRIQGDFDRNSAWRAVEIAMASLSVTSAERPYMRDIVTHLKDCLAAELARKHNFCDLQNEDSVEQFSVNLISTDMTPSAR